One genomic window of Solanum stenotomum isolate F172 chromosome 9, ASM1918654v1, whole genome shotgun sequence includes the following:
- the LOC125876751 gene encoding SEED MATURATION PROTEIN 1, with amino-acid sequence MAKSKDDITYGTAQARLSEDDALRIRYKAGTPLEGGKIADSQPVDLFSSARNIENQQGKIADSQPVELSSSAQKIAAAKQKQSQQEEKPKDASDLEGMNTYVYDDENMDKNLPPAAATLLFDSKKADNWTTNPP; translated from the coding sequence ATGGCAAAGAGCAAAGATGATATTACTTATGGGACAGCTCAAGCAAGACTATCTGAAGATGATGCTCTTAGAATAAGGTACAAAGCAGGAACTCCTCTTGAAGGAGGAAAAATTGCTGACTCTCAACCTGTTGATCTATTCTCAAGTGCTCGTAATATTGAGAATCAACAAGGCAAGATTGCTGATTCTCAACCTGTTGAACTCTCCTCAAGTGCACAAAAAATTGCAGCAGCAAAACAAAAACAATCCCAACAAGAAGAAAAACCTAAAGATGCTTCTGATTTGGAGGGAATGAATACTTATGTTTATGATGATGAGAATATGGATAAAAATCTGCCTCCAGCAGCTGCAACACTTTTGTTTGATAGCAAGAAGGCTGATAATTGGACAACAAACCCTCCTTGA
- the LOC125877827 gene encoding uncharacterized protein LOC125877827, with protein MSNEAPEKPPCNTPEHDSASTAVDGDGVNDNNDTSNSALAKGLSTIISSIIREFDDSAAATSRSQDQLSSTLDRLTGELDKLLEDAPLPFIMQHAARISGVRKRITSLNSLLKSIQRRLDSIDHTLSAGLRHEQSTGDGGRDHENHKSSLKSS; from the exons ATGTCGAACGAAGCCCCAGAAAAACCACCGTGCAACACCCCGGAGCATGACTCAGCCAGTACTGCCGTCGACGGCGACGGCGTAAACGACAACAACGACACTTCAAATTCTGCCTTAGCGAAGGGCCTTTCCACCATAATATCTTCTATAATCCGGGAATTTGATGACAGCGCTGCCGCCACCTCTCGTAGTCAAGATCAGCTCTCTTCCACTCTCGATCGTCTCACTGGAG AGCTTGACAAGCTGCTGGAAGATGCCCCATTGCCTTTTATCATGCAGCATGCTGCCAGAATTTCTGGTGTTAGGAAAAGAATTACATCATTGAACTCACTTTTGAAGTCTATACAGAGGCGTCTTGATAGTATCGACCACACACTATCTGCTGGTTTGAGACATG AGCAGTCCACAGGGGATGGTGGGCGAGACCATGAGAACCATAAGTCTTCATTGAAGAG TTCATGA
- the LOC125876604 gene encoding pentatricopeptide repeat-containing protein At1g79080, chloroplastic, which produces MAVPLNSVSIITNPSPENARNSCGFSTHIPKFLPFFQSKSISRNLASSHLSPALKEQVPVASKGSIFTLPNWRSGKNDPRNKELRLYDAFLYLEYMVGKGQKPDKTHATQLLYDLCNCNKLRKAARVMEMMVSSGTIPDAASYTFLVNNLCKRGNVGHAMQLVDKMEEYGYPTNTVTYNSLIRGLCMRGNLNKSLQFVEKLIQKGLVPNAYTYSILLEASYKEKGVNEAMLLLDNIIAKGGKPNLVSYNVLLTGLCKEGRIDEAKQFFRNLPSKGFNPNVVSYNILLRSLCFEGRWEEANEFLAEMVGEDRSPSIVTYNILISSLALHGQTDHAIKILDEMYFGEQFKPIAASYNPIIARLCKDRKVDAVIKCLDQMLERHCSPNEGTYNSIAVLCDEGLVHEAFSILQALRIKQSFSSHDFYRAVISGLCRKGNTFAAFQLLYDMTAHGFTPDSYTYSSLIRGLCLEKMLVAAVDVFYMMEENGYRPDVDNFNALVLGLCKSKRTDLSLKVFEDMISKGYMPNEITYTILVEGIIHEDHKELASVVLKELHRKEVISRNTVERLAMQYELEDMAVC; this is translated from the coding sequence atgGCAGTCCCATTAAATTCAGTATCCATAATAACAAATCCATCACCAGAAAATGCAAGAAATTCTTGTGGATTTTCTACCCACATACCAAAGTTCCTTCCTTTCTTCCAAAGTAAGAGCATTTCAAGaaatttagcttcttcccaTTTAAGTCCAGCTCTAAAAGAACAGGTACCAGTAGCTTCAAAGGGCAGTATTTTCACTCTACCCAATTGGAGGTCAGGCAAAAATGACCCAAGAAACAAAGAACTTAGGCTTTATGATGCATTTTTGTATTTGGAATACATGGTGGGAAAGGGACAAAAGCCTGATAAAACTCATGCAACTCAGCTTTTGTATGATCTTTGTAATTGTAATAAACTTAGGAAAGCTGCTAGAGTTATGGAAATGATGGTGAGTTCTGGTACTATACCTGATGCTGCTTCTTATACTTTCTTGGTGAATAACTTGTGTAAGAGAGGAAATGTTGGTCATGCTATGCAATTAGTTGATAAAATGGAAGAATATGGATATCCAACAAATACTGTGACTTACAATTCTCTTATAAGAGGACTTTGTATGAGGGGGAACTTGAACAAAAGCCTGCAATTTGTCGAAAAGTTGATCCAGAAAGGGTTGGTACCAAATGCATATACTTATTCTATATTGCTTGAGGCTAGTTATAAAGAAAAAGGGGTTAATGAAGCAATGTTGCTTTTAGACAATATTATTGCCAAGGGTGGAAAGCCTAATTTGGTTAGTTACAATGTTCTCTTAACTGGGCTGTGCAAAGAAGGAAGAATAGATGAGGCGAAACAATTCTTTAGAAACTTGCCATCAAAAGGGTTTAATCCTAATGTTGTCAGCTATAATATCTTGTTGAGGAGCTTGTGTTTTGAAGGACGTTGGGAAGAAGCGAATGAGTTTCTGGCGGAGATGGTTGGAGAAGATCGTTCACCATCGATTGTAACATACAATATATTGATTAGTTCGCTTGCTCTTCATGGACAAACGGATCATGCTATCAAGATTCTGGATGAAATGTACTTTGGAGAACAGTTCAAGCCAATTGCTGCTAGCTACAATCCGATAATTGCACGTCTCTGCAAAGATAGGAAAGTGGATGCAGTAATCAAGTGTCTTGACCAAATGTTAGAACGACATTGTAGTCCTAATGAGGGGACATATAATTCCATCGCTGTGCTGTGTGACGAAGGATTGGTTCATGAAGCCTTCTCAATTCTCCAAGCTTTGAGGATTAAACAAAGCttctctagtcatgatttctatAGAGCTGTGATTTCTGGTTTATGTAGGAAAGGGAACACATTTGCAGCATTTCAGCTTCTGTATGACATGACAGCCCACGGATTTACTCCAGACTCTTACACCTATTCATCATTGATCAGAGGATTGTGCTTGGAAAAGATGTTGGTGGCTGCCGTTGATGTATTCTACATGATGGAAGAAAATGGATATAGGCCTGATGTTGACAATTTCAATGCGCTTGTGCTTGGTCTATGCAAATCCAAAAGAACAGACCTGTCGCTAAAGGTATTTGAGGACATGATCAGCAAAGGTTATATGCCCAATGAGATAACATATACCATTCTAGTCGAAGGCATCATCCATGAAGATCACAAGGAGCTTGCATCAGTAGTCCTAAAGGAATTGCACCGGAAAGAAGTAATTAGTAGAAATACTGTTGAAAGACTTGCTATGCAATATGAGCTTGAGGACATGGCAGTATGCTGA